A window of the Anticarsia gemmatalis isolate Benzon Research Colony breed Stoneville strain chromosome W, ilAntGemm2 primary, whole genome shotgun sequence genome harbors these coding sequences:
- the LOC142985909 gene encoding uncharacterized protein LOC142985909 has translation MPVTRSLKGRIIEQLATSETTTALTPTTEILSTATASESATLSGSAAATVLGSATADINTITAPTAKSVRTVKTRRSSRTTGSRSRRIIEAEEEVAALKLALAEAKLKRLRVEAEDEDDDYAPSSVVDEEEDDAPSRVEEWLNKTTLPKEVKDPEWRGQDTIKEENQAHRKEGVPARQPDVTSLAEALTQAVRMSRDAPRYIQELPVFNGEISNWLAFRAAYQETNQMFSKIENIARIRKSLKGAAHEAVSSMLISQPDPQAILDALERRFGRPDALAMNEMQKLRNLQKINDDPRDLCIFANKVSNIVATIEALRKLQYLYNPELVKIVLDKFTPILRNKWYDFSYSSKEDIADLKRLAVFLNLEADKCGVFAEPEDVTVRTHEKTFKKRAERTYTANERKPQCLVCKKEHQLTDCRRFRSASVNERWDIAKKNKICFRCLLSSHRRENCQSKACGEDGCDMAHHRLLHHRKDTVKEQPATTAPVEVTSAVEVVKNTNAARSRQALLKIAPVTLVGPNSTRVDTFALMDDGSTITLIEESLAELLGIDGPRDDMWVQGLNETAKHENSKRVDVTIRGRYNSNGQQYKMRNVRTVQKLMFAQQTISRRDVENCAHLKGIEDQLIYQDARPKILIGQDNWELLVALDIRTGNRDQPVATNTKLGWVLHGCRTSRIRSVDFCGYTTSLEEDEKPMEKMMKEFFDLEALGVEAKKKRNDPDERALEILNAHSRRLPEGRFETALLWKNENRIIPNNFDNAFKRLVNLEKKLDKEPKLKTSVKTEEMKRLIPLDATYLQRAENMWIRAMQDESYAQERTRIENGNAPTGKDRLANLSVIIGEDGLLRLRGRISAAPGISVTTTNPVLLDGQHRYTKMYIQHIHEKMIHGGVELVVNELRQRCWVTRIRPTVKNVIRNCQRCKIRRAKPTKLSTGDLPAARLTHGARPFSYTGVDYFGPVEVTVARHREKRWVALFTCLTVRAVHLEVVPSLSADSAVCAIRRFIGRRVMPTELWSDNGTCFKAADKELREAWRAMQEEASVHHIKWRFIPPASPFMGGAWERLVRSVKEALRVTLREKHPSDEVLHTLLVEAENILNSRPLTHVTVNPEEPEALTPTHILLGPS, from the coding sequence ATGCCGGTTACGCGAAGTCTTAAAGGAAGAATAATCGAACAGTTGGCGACATCGGAGACTACTACTGCCCTCACGCCAACCACAGAGATACTAAGTACTGCGACCGCGTCGGAGTCTGCGACCTTGTCGGGGTCAGCGGCCGCGACAGTACTCGGGTCAGCGACCGCTGATATAAATACGATTACGGCTCCTACCGCGAAATCTGTCCGCACAGTGAAGACACGAAGATCGTCGCGTACAACAGGGTCTCGATCAAGGCGAATTATTGAGGCAGAAGAGGAAGTTGCCGCGTTAAAGCTCGCGCTCGCCGAAGCTAAATTAAAGCGACTGCGCGTTGAGGCAGAGGATGAAGACGATGACTACGCTCCTTCGTCGGTTGTGGATGAGGAAGAGGACGACGCACCTAGCCGGGTAGAAGAATGGCTGAACAAGACCACGCTTCCCAAAGAAGTGAAGGATCCGGAATGGCGAGGACAGGACACTATCAAGGAAGAAAATCAAGCACACAGGAAAGAAGGTGTCCCTGCGCGTCAGCCGGACGTCACTTCATTGGCAGAGGCGCTCACACAGGCAGTGCGAATGTCCAGAGACGCACCGAGGTACATACAGGAGCTACCAGTCTTTAACGGAGAAATTAGTAATTGGTTGGCGTTCCGCGCCGCCTATCAGGAAACAAACCAAATGTTTTCGAAAATCGAAAATATTGCCCGCATCAGGAAAAGTTTAAAGGGAGCTGCTCATGAAGCAGTGAGCAGTATGCTGATCAGCCAGCCGGACCCACAAGCCATCTTGGATGCTTTGGAACGCAGATTCGGAAGACCGGACGCACTGGCTATGAACGAGATGCAAAAACTAAGAAATCTGCAGAAAATTAATGATGACCCACGTGACTTATGCATATTTGCGAATAAAGTGTCTAACATCGTCGCTACGATTGAGGCTCTTagaaaactacaatatttatacaatccAGAGCTAGTGAAGATTGTTCTAGACAAATTCACCCCAATACTGAGGAACAAATGGTACGACTTCAGCTACAGCTCCAAAGAAGATATAGCAGATCTCAAGAGGCTCGCCGTATTCTTAAACTTGGAGGCTGACAAGTGTGGTGTATTCGCGGAACCCGAAGACGTCACCGTAAGGACACATGAAAAAACCTTCAAGAAGAGGGCGGAGCGCACCTACACAGCCAACGAAAGAAAACCCCAGTGTCTGGTATGCAAGAAGGAACACCAGCTTACCGACTGCCGACGATTTCGTAGCGCGAGTGTTAACGAAAGGTGGGACATAgcaaagaagaataaaatatgtttccgCTGCCTACTTAGCTCACACAGGCGCGAAAACTGTCAATCCAAGGCATGTGGTGAAGACGGATGCGACATGGCTCACCATCGTTTGTTGCACCACAGAAAAGATACTGTGAAAGAGCAGCCGGCAACTACGGCACCAGTAGAGGTCACGTCAGCGGTAGAAGTTGTGAAAAATACTAACGCCGCAAGAAGTCGTCAAGCCCTGCTGAAGATTGCGCCGGTTACATTGGTCGGTCCGAATAGCACCAGGGTCGACACCTTCGCACTGATGGACGACGGGAGCACCATCACCCTGATCGAAGAAAGCCTAGCGGAATTATTAGGTATCGACGGCCCGCGAGACGACATGTGGGTGCAAGGGCTTAACGAGACGGCGAAACACGAAAACAGCAAGAGAGTGGACGTAACCATACGAGGTCGATACAACTCCAATGGCCAACAGTATAAAATGCGGAATGTACGCACTGTGCAGAAACTAATGTTCGCGCAACAAACGATTAGCCGAAGAGACGTCGAAAACTGTGCACATCTGAAGGGTATAGAAGACCAGCTAATATACCAAGATGCTCGACCAAAAATCCTTATTGGACAAGACAACTGGGAGCTGTTAGTAGCGCTGGACATCAGGACTGGAAATCGAGACCAACCAGTAGCAACTAACACCAAATTAGGCTGGGTCTTACATGGATGCCGAACTTCTAGGATAAGGTCAGTTGACTTCTGTGGATACACTACTAGCCTAGAAGAAGATGAAAAACCCATGGAGAAAATGATGAAAGAATTCTTTGACCTGGAAGCACTCGGAGTAGAAGCAAAGAAAAAAAGGAACGACCCTGACGAACGCGCCTTGGAGATACTCAATGCACACAGTAGACGGTTGCCCGAAGGACGTTTCGAGACCGCCCTACTTTGGAAGAATGAAAACAGAATAATCCCGAACAATTTTGACAACGCCTTCAAAAGGCTGGTTAACCTGGAAAAGAAACTGGACAAAGAACCGAAACTTAAAACATCAGTGAAGACTGAAGAAATGAAAAGGCTGATTCCCCTCGATGCAACCTATCTACAAAGAGCTGAAAATATGTGGATACGAGCGATGCAGGATGAAAGCTACGCACAGGAAAGGACAAGGATAGAAAACGGTAATGCGCCGACTGGAAAAGATCGACTAGCCAATCTAAGCGTTATCATCGGCGAAGATGGCTTGCTGCGCCTACGGGGAAGAATTTCAGCTGCACCCGGAATTAGTGTAACCACGACCAACCCTGTTCTGCTCGACGGCCAACATCGATACACGAAAATGTATATCCAGCACATACATGAGAAAATGATCCACGGCGGAGTAGAGCTGGTTGTGAACGAACTGCGACAGCGGTGTTGGGTGACACGAATACGCCCGACGGTAAAAAACGTTATAAGGAATTGCCAGAGATGTAAAATAAGAAGAGCAAAGCCGACTAAGCTTTCAACAGGAGACTTACCAGCAGCTCGACTAACTCACGGCGCAAGACCCTTCTCTTACACAGGGGTCGATTACTTTGGTCCAGTAGAAGTAACAGTAGCCAGACACAGAGAAAAGAGATGGGTAGCTCTCTTCACCTGTCTCACTGTAAGAGCAGTACACTTAGAAGTGGTGCCGTCGTTAAGCGCAGACTCGGCTGTCTGCGCGATAAGAAGATTCATCGGGAGAAGAGTAATGCCGACAGAGCTGTGGTCGGACAACGGAACTTGTTTCAAAGCAGCCGACAAGGAGCTACGGGAAGCCTGGAGAGCAATGCAGGAAGAAGCGAGTGTACACCATATAAAGTGGCGCTTCATACCCCCTGCCTCGCCTTTCATGGGAGGGGCATGGGAGCGTCTAGTACGGAGCGTAAAAGAAGCCCTTCGGGTTACACTCCGAGAAAAGCATCCCAGCGACGAAGTTCTACATACGCTCCTGGTCGAAGCCGAGAACATTCTAAATTCGCGTCCTCTCACCCATGTGACGGTCAACCCCGAAGAACCGGAAGCTCTAACGCCAACTCACATTCTACTAGGTCCGAGCTGA